From Amphiprion ocellaris isolate individual 3 ecotype Okinawa chromosome 10, ASM2253959v1, whole genome shotgun sequence, one genomic window encodes:
- the si:ch211-178n15.1 gene encoding uncharacterized protein si:ch211-178n15.1: MYTEGAQTTGHHRFLQHNNTPTPCPCQHCIHYEQPYGHHGGPGYKPTSAIQTDHPSLDCRGDIQAPRVKDVGDRAERRGHCSPQRRPVFAGPGPYSHSEDLSQVCPWKLNPAQWNYPLEPGVRHYSSVREQCGCVVHSDTRAHPFNAGIPHPLPHLQVKGQRYRHRRTISYVAVDEEQSCGCKSESFHLELHNPQLGHLHMPNGHCRLRPVFFEGGEERDSHQDQGRLKGGSEEGFNGCGGSHKAFFPTEVPQKHLTQSRRKGSYVPPTGITSPETSKSTANNDHQHQDLQVAKQRRRQDSVRDQIRQVVTDLEDVLGGLKQVHIEMKEVVDQIDRLTASIDLSEEVPSITQGSANNLQDSAHLGDLRVAPLPNHKPTSVQASQHIDEDRIILRTNSPSPVHMASVVKTSRFTPPSLNKDVSHERASVNGHPPHLYPPRDSNHSGQTRLELHPPTLDPKVIIGNSTSYPRTQKPPPYPQNGRCGKGVYAPSKPARTPANPGRGCQSTSMV; encoded by the exons ATGTACACAGAAGGCGCACAAACAACGGGACACCACCGATTTCTTCAGCACAACAACACCCCCACCCCCTGCCCCTGCCAGCACTGCATCCACTATGAGCAGCCATACGGCCATCACGGTGGGCCGGGATACAAACCAACATCAGCCATACAAACGGACCACCCATCGCTGGACTGCAGGGGAGACATCCAGGCTCCTCGGGTTAAAGACGTAGGAGACAGAGCTGAAAGAAGGGGTCATTGCAGCCCACAGAGAAGGCCTGTGTTTGCAGGGCCGGGCCCTTACAGCCACTCAGAAGACTTGAGCCAAGTCTGCCCCTGGAAATTGAACCCTGCCCAGTGGAACTACCCACTAGAGCCTGGGGTGAGACATTATTCATCTGTCAGAGAACAGTGTGGCTGCGTAGTGCACAGCGACACCAGGGCACACCCGTTCAACGCTGGAATACCAcatcctcttcctcatcttcaggTCAAAGGTCAAAGATACAGGCACAGGAGGACTATCAGCTATGTCGCTGTGGATGAGGAGCAAAGCTGTGGATGCAAATCTGAGAGCTTCCACTTGGAGCTACACAATCCCCAGCTGGGACATTTGCACATGCCGAATGGCCACTGTAGGCTGAGACCTGTGTTCTttgagggaggagaggaaagagatAGCCATCAGGACCAGGGCAGACTGAAGGGTGGATCAGAGGAGGGTTTTAATGGATGTGGTGGGTCTCATAAAGCCTTCTTCCCCACTGAGGTTCCACAAAAGCATCTGACCCAAAGCAGACGGAAGGGGTCCTACGTCCCTCCCACAGGCATCACTAGTCCAGAAACCTCAAAATCAACAGCCAACAATGACCACCAGCACCAGGATTTGCAAGTGGCAAAGCAGAGGAGAAGGCAAGATTCAGTAAGGGATCAAATCCGACAAGTGGTGACAGATCTGGAGGACGTGTTGGGGGGTTTGAAGCAAGTTCACATTGAGATGAAAGAG GTGGTGGACCAGATTGATCGTCTTACAGCCAGTATCGACCTCAGTGAGGAGGTGCCCTCCATTACTCAGGGGTCAGCCAATAACTTGCAAGACTCTGCTCATTTAGGAGACCTCAGGGTGGCTCCGCTGCCCAATCACAAACCTACTTCAGTTCAAGCATCACAACACATCGATGAAGATCGCATCATCCTCAGAACTAACTCTCCCTCCCCTGTCCACATGGCATCAGTTGTCAAAACCAGCCGCTTCACCCCTCCCAGTCTCAATAAGGATGTCAGTCACGAAAGGGCAAGCGTAAACGGCCACCCGCCTCACCTGTACCCTCCCAGAGACTCCAACCACAGTGGTCAAACCCGGCTAGAACTCCACCCACCGACCCTAGACCCTAAGGTCATCATAGGGAACAGCACCTCCTACCCAAGAACTCAAAAGCCTCCACCTTACCCCCAAAACGGTCGGTGTGGGAAGGGTGTATATGCACCTTCCAAGCCTGCGAGGACCCCTGCCAACCCTGGGAGAGGCTGTCAGAGCACCAGCATGGTGTGA